In Janibacter cremeus, a genomic segment contains:
- a CDS encoding LytR C-terminal domain-containing protein, whose protein sequence is MTDKHHYGESSETRARSRRSIITFSLVILMLFFAAWYALSYLRVDDTRSASPTTSSTTTSCDLAPKDVEVNVYNATNRAGLAAQVAKGLRQRGFVVKTVANDPKRAELTGRGELRYGEQGKSGADLVDDTVGSFARKVDERTRTSVDVVLGPQFDGLVDKAAVPDC, encoded by the coding sequence ATGACCGACAAGCACCACTACGGAGAGTCCAGCGAGACCCGCGCGAGAAGCCGCCGGTCGATCATCACCTTCAGCCTCGTCATCCTGATGCTCTTCTTCGCAGCGTGGTACGCGTTGTCCTACCTCCGGGTCGACGACACTCGCAGCGCCTCCCCCACCACGAGTTCCACCACGACCTCGTGCGACCTCGCCCCCAAAGACGTGGAGGTCAACGTCTACAACGCGACCAACCGGGCCGGGCTGGCCGCGCAGGTTGCCAAGGGGCTGCGCCAGCGAGGTTTCGTCGTCAAGACCGTCGCCAACGATCCCAAGCGTGCCGAGCTGACCGGTCGGGGCGAGCTGCGCTACGGGGAGCAGGGCAAGAGCGGCGCCGATCTCGTCGACGACACCGTCGGCAGCTTCGCCCGGAAGGTCGACGAGCGCACCCGAACGAGTGTCGATGTCGTCCTCGGCCCGCAGTTCGATGGCCTCGTGGACAAGGCCGCAGTCCCCGACTGCTGA
- a CDS encoding formylglycine-generating enzyme family protein, producing the protein MGTEDMVRLDGGTFRMGSQEFYPEEGPVHEHTVAAFAIDRHAVTNADFAAFVADTGYVTVAERDIDPNDFPGAVEDLAPGGLVFTPTAGPVDLNDWRQWWRWVPGASWRAPEGPGSTVEGRSRHPVVQVAFEDAVSYATWVGKRLPTEAEFEYAAQGGRDDQRFAWGDDPYPGGVPRANTWLGRFPYERVGDHGGRTAPVGSYPPNSYGLVDMIGNVWEWTSGVYTARHAADGRGPSHDPTTGGATCCGGGAPPISPVAALRTIKGGSFLCTPEYCFRFRPAARSPQSEDTATVNIGFRCAR; encoded by the coding sequence ATGGGCACGGAGGACATGGTTCGCCTCGACGGCGGTACTTTCCGGATGGGCTCTCAGGAGTTCTACCCCGAAGAGGGGCCGGTGCATGAGCACACGGTGGCCGCCTTCGCCATCGACCGTCATGCCGTGACCAACGCTGACTTCGCCGCCTTCGTGGCGGACACCGGCTACGTCACCGTCGCCGAGCGCGACATCGATCCCAATGACTTTCCCGGTGCGGTGGAGGACCTCGCCCCGGGCGGTCTCGTCTTCACGCCGACCGCGGGACCGGTGGATCTCAACGACTGGCGCCAGTGGTGGCGGTGGGTGCCGGGAGCCTCGTGGCGGGCCCCCGAGGGGCCCGGCTCGACGGTGGAGGGCAGATCGCGTCATCCGGTGGTGCAGGTGGCATTCGAGGACGCGGTCTCCTACGCCACCTGGGTGGGCAAGAGGCTGCCCACGGAGGCGGAGTTCGAGTACGCCGCGCAGGGTGGGCGTGACGACCAGCGCTTCGCGTGGGGGGATGATCCGTACCCGGGTGGGGTCCCCCGCGCTAACACCTGGCTGGGTCGGTTTCCGTACGAGCGGGTCGGCGACCACGGTGGTCGGACGGCGCCGGTGGGTTCCTACCCCCCGAACAGTTACGGACTGGTGGACATGATCGGCAATGTGTGGGAGTGGACGAGTGGTGTCTACACCGCTCGCCATGCCGCGGACGGCCGGGGCCCGAGCCATGACCCCACAACGGGCGGCGCCACGTGCTGTGGCGGCGGCGCACCGCCCATCTCGCCCGTTGCCGCGCTGCGGACGATCAAGGGGGGCTCATTCCTGTGCACCCCCGAGTACTGCTTTCGCTTCAGGCCGGCAGCGCGCTCGCCGCAGAGCGAGGACACGGCCACGGTGAACATCGGCTTTCGGTGTGCGCGCTGA
- a CDS encoding SHOCT domain-containing protein gives MDTTMDFWDFFFWFLFAWVAVASIWVFVAVVFDLFRDHDLSGVAKAVWLIFLVLLPLLGVLFYLITRGDAMAARNAQVMPDPARASSTGDASASKAEEIERAQSLLSSGAITRDEFDALKASALT, from the coding sequence ATGGACACGACCATGGACTTCTGGGACTTCTTCTTCTGGTTTCTGTTCGCTTGGGTCGCGGTGGCCAGCATCTGGGTCTTCGTAGCAGTCGTCTTCGACCTCTTCCGCGACCATGACCTCAGCGGTGTGGCAAAGGCCGTGTGGCTGATCTTCCTCGTTCTGTTGCCTCTCCTGGGAGTGCTCTTCTACCTGATCACCCGTGGCGACGCCATGGCTGCCCGGAACGCGCAGGTCATGCCGGACCCTGCTCGTGCGAGCAGCACCGGAGACGCATCCGCGTCCAAGGCAGAGGAGATCGAGCGAGCCCAGTCCCTACTCTCCTCCGGCGCGATCACCCGCGATGAATTCGACGCCCTCAAGGCGTCCGCTCTCACCTGA
- a CDS encoding DNA polymerase III subunit gamma and tau, whose protein sequence is MSTALYRRYRPETFADVIGQEHVTEPLMQALRSGRVNHAYLFSGPRGCGKTTSARILARCLNCEQGPTPTPCGECDSCVALARGGAGSVDVIEIDAASHGGVDDARDLRERASFGPAQSRYKIYIIDEAHMVTPQGFNALLKIVEEPPEHVKFVFATTEPEKVIGTIRSRTHHYPFRLVPPARLQDYMEQLCAAEDVALEPGVLSFVVRAGGGSVRDSLSVLDQLISGSDERGLTYEGAASLLGFTDDELLDRAVTAFGAGDAGGVFTVIDSVIETGLDPRRFVEDLLERFRDLIVIAAAPEGAAAILRGLPGDQIERMRQQSGVFGPASLSRAADIINAGLTEMTGATSPRVQLEIIAARVLLPAAAGESGHAARLDRLERRLDVGGVPTGEGGVLRRDEGASRGGAAPPQATARQRPASVPQQAAPAAPARASTPHEPAVQSTPEPARSAAVTEASAPDRSEQPADRPGQAQGDPAAARGPAHQPSPEPPRGPSPAARTPAAAAPGPEQPAAAEAAPDASSSHIDVEALRRAWPDVLGRIYQMRRATWTFLSEHAQVLSYDGQRLVLGIATTGLANAFRNGSHAEVVRQALIDALGVDARVEGVPHYEQSGQPPAGGGAQATYSPPPQAVPATPASGEGGAPAAPGGARTSPPASDVGVPASAPGPTGADWGSAPAAASSPPSWATADRTDAASGIEQTAGSRSPSVPEPQPPREPDDASVSDDDEDIVDAGAAGPAVVERILGGTVIREE, encoded by the coding sequence GTGAGCACCGCCCTGTACCGCCGCTACCGGCCAGAGACCTTCGCCGACGTCATCGGCCAGGAGCACGTCACCGAGCCGCTGATGCAGGCGCTGCGCTCCGGGCGGGTCAACCACGCCTACCTCTTCTCCGGCCCGCGCGGCTGCGGCAAGACCACGAGCGCGCGCATCCTCGCCCGCTGCCTCAACTGCGAGCAGGGGCCGACCCCCACGCCGTGCGGCGAGTGCGACTCGTGCGTGGCGCTGGCCCGTGGGGGTGCCGGCTCCGTCGACGTCATCGAGATCGACGCGGCCAGCCACGGTGGCGTCGACGATGCGCGTGACCTGCGCGAGCGGGCCTCCTTCGGTCCGGCGCAGAGCCGCTACAAGATCTACATCATCGACGAGGCGCACATGGTCACGCCGCAGGGTTTCAACGCCCTGCTGAAGATCGTCGAGGAGCCGCCGGAGCACGTGAAGTTCGTCTTCGCGACGACCGAGCCGGAGAAGGTCATCGGCACGATCCGATCGCGCACCCACCACTACCCCTTCCGTCTCGTCCCGCCAGCACGACTGCAGGACTACATGGAGCAGCTCTGCGCGGCCGAGGACGTGGCCCTGGAGCCCGGCGTGCTCTCCTTCGTCGTCCGGGCCGGAGGTGGGTCGGTCCGAGATTCGCTGTCCGTCCTCGACCAGCTCATCTCCGGTAGCGACGAGCGCGGCCTGACCTACGAGGGAGCCGCCTCGCTCCTGGGGTTTACCGACGACGAGTTGCTCGACCGTGCGGTCACGGCCTTCGGTGCCGGTGATGCCGGAGGCGTCTTCACCGTCATCGACTCGGTCATCGAGACCGGCCTGGACCCGCGCCGTTTCGTCGAGGACCTGCTCGAGCGCTTCCGCGACCTCATCGTCATCGCGGCCGCACCCGAGGGCGCCGCGGCGATCCTGCGGGGACTGCCCGGTGACCAGATCGAGCGGATGCGTCAGCAGTCCGGCGTCTTCGGCCCCGCGTCGCTCTCCCGTGCCGCCGACATCATCAACGCCGGCCTGACGGAGATGACCGGGGCCACCTCGCCGCGGGTCCAGCTGGAGATCATCGCCGCTCGAGTGCTCCTCCCGGCCGCGGCCGGAGAGTCCGGCCACGCGGCCCGCCTGGACCGTCTCGAGCGTCGCCTCGACGTCGGGGGAGTGCCCACGGGCGAAGGCGGTGTCCTGAGGCGCGACGAAGGAGCCTCGAGAGGGGGCGCCGCCCCGCCTCAAGCCACTGCGCGCCAGCGGCCCGCGTCCGTCCCGCAGCAGGCAGCGCCTGCGGCGCCGGCGCGCGCATCCACCCCGCACGAGCCCGCTGTGCAGTCGACACCTGAGCCGGCGCGATCCGCAGCCGTGACGGAGGCATCGGCGCCGGACCGGAGTGAGCAGCCCGCAGACCGCCCGGGTCAGGCACAAGGAGACCCCGCAGCAGCCCGAGGGCCAGCCCACCAGCCATCCCCGGAACCGCCCCGAGGGCCGTCCCCGGCGGCCCGGACGCCGGCAGCCGCAGCCCCTGGACCGGAGCAGCCCGCAGCCGCCGAAGCGGCCCCGGACGCGTCAAGCAGCCACATCGATGTCGAGGCCTTGCGTCGGGCCTGGCCGGACGTCCTCGGGCGGATTTACCAGATGCGTCGGGCGACGTGGACCTTCCTGTCCGAGCACGCGCAGGTGCTCTCCTACGACGGGCAGCGGCTCGTCCTCGGGATCGCGACGACCGGGCTGGCCAACGCCTTCCGCAACGGCTCCCACGCCGAGGTGGTCCGTCAGGCCCTGATCGACGCCCTCGGTGTCGATGCCCGCGTCGAGGGTGTGCCCCACTACGAGCAGAGCGGCCAACCACCGGCCGGTGGCGGAGCCCAGGCGACGTACTCGCCACCGCCGCAGGCCGTGCCCGCGACCCCTGCCTCCGGCGAAGGGGGTGCCCCCGCAGCTCCCGGTGGCGCACGGACCTCGCCCCCGGCGAGTGACGTGGGCGTCCCGGCCTCGGCTCCGGGCCCGACCGGCGCGGACTGGGGTTCGGCCCCAGCAGCGGCCTCGTCCCCTCCCTCGTGGGCCACGGCCGACAGGACGGACGCGGCGAGTGGGATCGAGCAGACGGCCGGCTCCCGTTCGCCATCCGTCCCGGAGCCGCAGCCACCACGCGAGCCGGACGACGCGTCCGTCAGCGACGACGACGAGGACATCGTCGATGCCGGTGCCGCCGGACCGGCGGTCGTCGAGCGGATCCTCGGCGGGACCGTCATCCGTGAGGAGTGA
- a CDS encoding PH domain-containing protein: MSARVDHGGVQRYLLPGETPAAEIHYHPIVLLKPALIVLAATAIALWLDLSVSIAHSGILKYVWILWIIACLWAAWQWIEWRHTQVVATDKRIVLFEGWINHKVSMMPLKKVTDMGYKRSLLGRVLGYGTFILESAGQDQALSQISFVPNPDDNYRAICAVVFGLTDPTLDDDDDPAWETSRHDGADDTDEDSWADERRDHASIYRSSDLVRRDRDADTGELPPYDPYGY, translated from the coding sequence GTGTCGGCGCGCGTCGACCACGGCGGTGTCCAGCGGTACCTGCTCCCCGGTGAGACACCGGCCGCGGAGATCCACTACCACCCGATCGTCCTGCTCAAGCCGGCCCTGATCGTCCTCGCCGCCACAGCGATCGCGCTGTGGCTGGACCTGTCCGTCAGCATCGCCCACAGCGGGATCCTGAAGTACGTCTGGATCCTGTGGATCATCGCCTGCCTCTGGGCCGCCTGGCAGTGGATCGAGTGGCGCCACACCCAGGTCGTGGCCACCGACAAGCGGATCGTCCTCTTCGAGGGGTGGATCAACCACAAGGTCTCGATGATGCCGCTGAAGAAGGTCACGGACATGGGGTACAAGCGATCCCTGCTCGGCCGCGTCCTCGGCTACGGCACCTTCATCCTCGAGAGCGCCGGTCAGGACCAGGCCCTGTCGCAGATCTCCTTCGTCCCGAACCCGGACGACAACTACCGGGCGATCTGCGCCGTCGTCTTCGGTCTGACCGACCCGACCCTCGACGATGACGACGACCCGGCGTGGGAGACCTCGCGCCACGACGGCGCCGACGACACGGACGAGGACTCCTGGGCCGATGAGCGGCGGGATCACGCCTCGATCTACCGCAGCAGCGACCTCGTACGGCGCGACCGCGACGCCGACACCGGCGAGTTGCCGCCGTACGACCCGTACGGCTACTGA
- a CDS encoding DUF5063 domain-containing protein, giving the protein MPDETTLLADECAAEASAWLATVAEIASGAAPESAIPLLLLTTSQIQLVGARLGAINDIVLEQRFEDDAGPDTDLDPLRTGLAQLLSEVDEYGDVADPVTSPEPTTGSLSNDLAIIAGALTHGLAHHGAGRTTEALWWWQYSYLADWGDRAAMAVRVLQTLLAHLRLDADDDIVGEAEFDALHS; this is encoded by the coding sequence ATGCCTGACGAGACCACCCTGCTGGCCGACGAGTGCGCCGCGGAGGCGAGCGCTTGGCTGGCCACCGTCGCCGAGATCGCCTCGGGTGCCGCTCCCGAGAGCGCCATCCCGCTCCTGCTGCTCACGACGAGCCAGATCCAGCTCGTGGGCGCCCGGCTCGGAGCGATCAACGACATCGTGCTCGAGCAGCGCTTCGAGGACGACGCGGGCCCCGACACCGACCTCGACCCTTTGCGTACCGGACTGGCCCAGTTGCTGTCCGAGGTCGACGAGTACGGCGACGTCGCCGACCCGGTCACCTCGCCGGAGCCGACGACCGGCTCGTTGAGCAATGACCTGGCGATCATCGCCGGCGCGCTCACGCACGGGCTGGCCCATCACGGGGCCGGACGGACGACAGAGGCGCTGTGGTGGTGGCAGTACAGCTACCTCGCCGACTGGGGCGACCGCGCGGCGATGGCCGTGCGGGTGCTGCAGACGCTGCTCGCGCACCTGCGGCTGGACGCCGACGATGACATCGTCGGTGAGGCCGAGTTCGACGCGCTGCACTCCTGA
- a CDS encoding arylsulfatase, whose amino-acid sequence MRHTTYDAKDPETSYPPIEPLLPPVGAPNVLVVLLDDVGFGASSAFGGPCHTPVAERLASAGLRFNRFHTTALCAPTRQALLTGRNHHSVGMGSITETATSAPGNSSVRPNTKAPLAMTLKLNGYSTAQFGKCHEVPVWQSSPMGPFDAWPSAGGGFETFYGFIGGENNQYDPALYNGTTPVEPPATAEEGYHLTEDLADRACAWVRQQKALMPDRPFFMYFAPGATHAPHHVPLEWADKYAGQFAQGWDALREQTLARQKELGVVPQDAVLTPRHDEIPAWDDMPDELRPVLERQMEVYAGFLEHTDHHVGRVVDAIDDLGVLDNTIIYYIVGDNGASAEGTTQGAFNEMANFNGMAALETPEFMVAKMNEFGTPSSYNHYAVGWAWALNSPFQWTKQVASHWGGTRNGTIVHWPEGIDDPGGLRSQFAHVIDIAPTILEAAGLPEPTNVNGVQQSPMEGTSMLYSFRGQDEPERHDLQYFEMFANRGVYHKGWSAVTKHRTPWVMVGGDLPAFDDDVWELYDGNDDYSQARNLAAEHPQMLAKLQRLWLIEAVKYNVLPMDDRTAERLVPESAGRPTLVHGTSQLFYPGMGRLSENSVMSIKNKSFSVTAEISVPEGKAAHGVLIAQGGRFGGWALYAREGKVKFVYNVLGIHSFAVEAEVLIPSGTHQVRMEFAYDGGGLAKGGDVTLYHDGTAVGSGRVEMTQPMVFSADETTDIGYESGTTVADDYTSRTSHFTGKLHWVQIDLGLDDHDHYIDPDERFRIAMAQQ is encoded by the coding sequence ATGAGGCACACGACGTACGACGCCAAGGACCCTGAGACCTCATACCCGCCGATCGAACCGCTGCTACCGCCGGTGGGCGCTCCCAACGTCCTTGTGGTGCTGCTGGACGACGTCGGATTCGGTGCGTCCAGCGCTTTCGGCGGGCCCTGCCACACGCCCGTCGCCGAACGGCTCGCCAGCGCCGGCCTGCGTTTCAACCGCTTCCACACCACGGCATTGTGCGCACCCACGCGCCAGGCGCTTCTCACTGGACGCAATCACCACTCGGTGGGGATGGGGAGCATCACGGAGACGGCGACCTCGGCACCCGGCAACAGCTCTGTTCGTCCGAACACGAAGGCCCCGCTGGCGATGACGTTGAAGCTCAACGGTTACTCCACAGCGCAGTTCGGCAAGTGCCACGAGGTTCCCGTGTGGCAGTCATCGCCGATGGGCCCGTTCGATGCGTGGCCATCAGCGGGCGGTGGTTTCGAGACCTTCTACGGTTTCATCGGCGGCGAGAACAACCAGTACGACCCGGCTCTGTACAACGGCACCACGCCTGTGGAACCACCCGCCACGGCAGAGGAGGGGTACCACCTCACCGAGGACCTGGCGGACCGGGCCTGCGCCTGGGTGCGCCAACAAAAGGCGTTGATGCCGGACCGGCCCTTCTTCATGTACTTCGCTCCCGGGGCCACCCACGCCCCGCACCATGTTCCGCTGGAGTGGGCCGACAAGTACGCCGGTCAGTTCGCGCAGGGATGGGACGCCCTGCGGGAGCAGACGCTCGCTCGCCAGAAGGAGCTCGGTGTGGTCCCCCAGGACGCAGTGCTCACGCCGCGGCACGACGAGATCCCGGCGTGGGACGACATGCCGGACGAGCTCAGGCCCGTCCTGGAGCGACAGATGGAGGTGTACGCAGGGTTCCTGGAGCACACCGACCACCACGTGGGCCGGGTCGTCGACGCGATCGACGATCTCGGGGTCCTGGACAACACGATCATCTACTACATCGTCGGCGACAACGGCGCATCGGCCGAGGGCACGACGCAGGGCGCCTTCAACGAGATGGCCAACTTCAACGGCATGGCCGCCCTGGAGACTCCGGAGTTCATGGTCGCCAAGATGAACGAGTTCGGCACGCCGAGTTCCTACAACCACTACGCGGTCGGCTGGGCCTGGGCGCTGAACTCACCCTTCCAATGGACCAAGCAGGTCGCGTCGCACTGGGGCGGCACCCGCAACGGGACGATCGTGCACTGGCCGGAGGGGATCGACGACCCGGGTGGGTTGCGCTCCCAATTCGCCCACGTCATCGATATCGCGCCCACGATCCTGGAGGCGGCCGGGTTGCCCGAGCCGACGAATGTCAACGGCGTGCAGCAGTCGCCCATGGAGGGCACGAGCATGCTCTACAGCTTCCGCGGTCAGGACGAGCCGGAGCGCCACGACCTGCAGTACTTCGAGATGTTCGCCAACCGGGGCGTCTACCACAAGGGGTGGAGCGCGGTCACCAAGCACCGCACCCCGTGGGTGATGGTGGGCGGCGATCTGCCGGCCTTCGACGATGACGTCTGGGAGCTGTACGACGGCAACGACGACTACAGCCAAGCGCGCAACCTGGCGGCCGAGCATCCGCAGATGCTGGCCAAGCTGCAACGACTCTGGCTCATCGAGGCGGTGAAGTACAACGTCCTGCCGATGGACGACCGCACCGCGGAGCGGCTCGTGCCTGAGAGCGCAGGGCGACCGACGTTGGTCCATGGAACCTCACAGTTGTTCTACCCCGGAATGGGACGCCTGTCGGAGAACAGCGTCATGAGCATCAAGAACAAGTCCTTCTCGGTGACCGCGGAGATCAGCGTGCCCGAGGGGAAGGCCGCACACGGCGTGCTCATCGCCCAGGGGGGCCGGTTCGGAGGATGGGCGCTCTACGCGCGGGAAGGGAAGGTGAAGTTCGTCTACAACGTCTTGGGGATCCACTCCTTTGCCGTGGAGGCCGAGGTGCTCATTCCTTCGGGCACGCACCAGGTCCGCATGGAGTTCGCCTACGACGGTGGGGGCCTCGCCAAGGGCGGTGATGTGACCCTGTACCACGACGGCACTGCGGTGGGATCCGGTCGGGTGGAGATGACGCAGCCGATGGTCTTCTCCGCGGACGAGACCACGGACATCGGGTACGAGTCCGGGACCACTGTCGCCGACGACTACACCAGCCGGACGAGTCACTTCACCGGCAAGCTCCACTGGGTGCAGATCGATCTGGGCCTCGATGACCACGATCACTACATTGACCCGGACGAGCGATTCCGGATCGCGATGGCGCAGCAATGA
- a CDS encoding DUF3817 domain-containing protein encodes MPLPSPRRLFVTVATAEAVTWSLLLIGMFLKYVTQTTQMGVRIGGMLHGVVFIAYVLVTVIVWVDQRWAAKRGLIALATAVPPLATLWTERWLDRDGHLGTTWRLRTKGAAATALEKLVSGALVRPGLAALVLVAAVAVLTGAALFIGPPVPTS; translated from the coding sequence ATGCCCCTCCCTTCCCCCCGCCGCCTGTTCGTGACGGTCGCGACCGCCGAGGCCGTGACCTGGTCCCTGCTGCTCATCGGCATGTTCCTGAAGTACGTCACCCAGACCACCCAGATGGGTGTGCGTATCGGCGGGATGCTGCACGGGGTGGTCTTCATCGCGTACGTGCTCGTGACGGTCATCGTGTGGGTCGACCAGCGGTGGGCTGCCAAGCGCGGCCTCATCGCCCTGGCCACAGCCGTCCCGCCGCTGGCGACACTGTGGACCGAGCGCTGGCTCGATCGCGACGGCCACCTCGGCACCACATGGCGCCTTCGGACGAAGGGGGCGGCCGCCACCGCCCTCGAGAAGCTCGTCTCCGGCGCGCTGGTCCGCCCAGGCTTGGCCGCCCTCGTCCTCGTCGCAGCAGTCGCGGTCCTCACCGGCGCGGCCCTCTTCATCGGCCCACCCGTCCCGACCTCCTGA
- the recR gene encoding recombination mediator RecR, with protein MYEGVVQDLIDELGRLPGVGPKSAQRIAFHLLQADPQDVQRLVQTLSEVKDKVSFCETCGNVAEGPQCRICADTRRDPSAICVVEEPKDVIAIERTREFRGRYHVLGGAISPMDGVGPDDLRFTELMSRLSDGSVAEVIIATDPNLEGEATASYTARLLSPFGIKVTRLASGLPVGGDLEYADEVTLGRAFEGRKLLDA; from the coding sequence GTGTATGAAGGTGTGGTCCAGGACCTGATCGACGAGCTCGGCCGACTGCCCGGGGTCGGTCCCAAGAGTGCCCAGAGGATCGCCTTCCACCTCCTGCAGGCCGACCCGCAGGACGTCCAACGGCTGGTCCAGACCCTCAGCGAGGTCAAGGACAAGGTCTCCTTCTGCGAGACGTGCGGCAACGTCGCCGAGGGCCCGCAGTGCCGCATCTGTGCCGACACCCGTCGGGATCCCAGCGCCATCTGTGTGGTCGAGGAGCCCAAGGACGTCATCGCGATCGAGCGCACCCGCGAGTTCCGCGGCCGCTACCACGTCCTCGGCGGGGCGATCTCCCCGATGGACGGTGTGGGCCCGGACGACCTGCGGTTCACCGAGCTGATGTCGCGGCTGTCCGACGGCAGCGTCGCCGAGGTGATCATCGCGACCGACCCGAACCTCGAGGGGGAGGCCACCGCGTCCTACACGGCCCGGCTGCTCTCTCCCTTCGGGATCAAGGTCACCCGTCTGGCCTCCGGGCTGCCCGTGGGCGGTGACCTCGAGTACGCCGACGAGGTGACCCTCGGTCGCGCGTTCGAAGGGAGGAAGTTGCTCGATGCCTGA
- the tadA gene encoding tRNA adenosine(34) deaminase TadA yields the protein MSHDPTRPQRPAEEAWMERALHLARQAAADGDIPVGAVVVDADGVIIGEGRNTRERDGDPTGHAEVVALRSAAAAKGEWRLTGCTLVVTLEPCPMCAGASALARVDRIVLGAWDPKMGACGSVWDIVRDRRSTHRVEVVGGVHEAECAAMLLEFFARQRGAG from the coding sequence GTGAGCCATGACCCGACCCGTCCGCAACGCCCTGCCGAGGAGGCGTGGATGGAGCGCGCCCTGCACCTGGCGAGGCAGGCTGCCGCCGACGGAGATATCCCCGTGGGCGCGGTCGTCGTCGACGCGGACGGCGTGATCATCGGCGAAGGGAGGAACACCCGCGAGCGTGATGGTGACCCCACGGGCCACGCCGAGGTGGTCGCCCTTCGCTCGGCGGCGGCGGCGAAGGGGGAGTGGCGCCTGACGGGGTGCACCCTCGTCGTCACGCTGGAGCCGTGCCCGATGTGCGCCGGCGCGAGCGCCCTCGCCCGGGTCGACAGGATTGTTCTCGGAGCCTGGGACCCGAAGATGGGCGCCTGCGGCTCGGTGTGGGACATCGTGCGCGACCGACGCTCGACCCACCGGGTCGAGGTCGTCGGGGGTGTCCATGAGGCGGAGTGTGCCGCGATGCTGCTCGAGTTCTTCGCTCGACAGCGCGGGGCCGGCTGA
- the upp gene encoding uracil phosphoribosyltransferase, whose amino-acid sequence MRVTVPDHPLIAHKLTYLRKKDTDSPTFRRLAEELVTLLAYEATREVRCEPFDITTPVGPTTGLKLSTPKPLVVPILRAGLGMLEGMVRLLPTAEVGFLGMLRNEETLEAVTYANRLPDDLSGRQCYVIDPMLATGGTLAMSIRYLVERGADDITAVTLIAAPEGIDALERDLGGLDVPIRLVTGAIDEKLDANGYIVPGLGDAGDRLYGIV is encoded by the coding sequence ATGCGCGTCACCGTCCCGGACCACCCACTCATCGCCCACAAGTTGACCTACCTGCGGAAGAAGGACACGGACAGCCCGACCTTCCGTCGGCTCGCCGAAGAACTGGTCACGCTCCTGGCGTACGAGGCAACCCGGGAGGTGCGGTGCGAGCCCTTCGACATCACCACACCCGTCGGTCCGACGACCGGACTGAAGTTGTCGACGCCCAAGCCGCTCGTCGTGCCGATCCTGCGTGCGGGGCTCGGGATGCTGGAGGGCATGGTCCGCCTGCTGCCGACCGCCGAGGTCGGCTTCCTCGGGATGCTGCGCAACGAGGAGACGCTCGAGGCCGTCACCTACGCCAACCGACTGCCCGATGACCTCTCCGGCCGACAGTGCTACGTCATCGACCCGATGCTTGCCACCGGCGGCACCCTGGCGATGTCGATCCGATACCTCGTCGAGCGGGGCGCCGACGACATCACCGCCGTCACGTTGATCGCGGCACCAGAGGGCATCGACGCACTCGAGCGGGACCTGGGGGGGCTGGACGTGCCGATCCGACTGGTCACCGGCGCCATCGACGAGAAGCTCGACGCGAACGGCTACATCGTCCCCGGACTCGGCGATGCCGGAGACCGCCTCTACGGCATCGTCTGA